The proteins below come from a single Deltaproteobacteria bacterium genomic window:
- a CDS encoding TIGR04282 family arsenosugar biosynthesis glycosyltransferase yields MERDAIPDRLIVFTRYPEPGKTKTRLIPSLGPRGAAELQRRMTEHTMARARELRRIRPLHIEIRYDGGAEHLVRTWLGPGFSYQSQGGGDLGRRMAVAFRDAFLDGADRVVLVGTDCPDLTENHLGEAFDSLKKTDVVLGPARDGGYYLIGLRQARADLFLDMPWGTEKVLERTRQVAEGLGASVRLLEALGDMDRPEDLIVWRQASQREGKP; encoded by the coding sequence ATGGAGAGAGATGCTATCCCCGACAGGCTCATAGTCTTCACCCGGTACCCTGAGCCGGGGAAGACCAAGACCCGTTTGATCCCGTCCCTCGGTCCGAGAGGAGCTGCCGAGCTCCAGCGGAGGATGACGGAGCACACCATGGCCAGGGCGAGGGAACTGAGAAGAATCCGTCCCCTCCACATAGAGATTCGGTATGACGGGGGTGCGGAACACCTGGTGCGAACCTGGCTGGGGCCGGGTTTTTCGTACCAGTCGCAGGGCGGAGGCGATCTAGGCAGGCGTATGGCCGTGGCTTTTCGGGACGCCTTTCTGGACGGGGCCGACCGGGTGGTCCTGGTGGGGACCGACTGTCCCGACCTGACCGAGAACCATCTCGGAGAGGCTTTCGATTCCCTCAAGAAAACAGACGTGGTCCTCGGCCCGGCCCGCGACGGGGGCTACTACCTGATCGGGTTGCGACAGGCGCGGGCCGATCTGTTCCTGGATATGCCGTGGGGAACGGAAAAGGTACTGGAGAGAACCAGGCAGGTCGCCGAGGGTCTCGGTGCTTCGGTTCGACTCCTCGAGGCCCTGGGTGACATGGACCGGCCCGAGGACCTCATAGTATGGAGACAGGCATCCCAGAGGGAGGGAAAGCCTTGA
- a CDS encoding carboxymuconolactone decarboxylase family protein, translated as MEIYYDPHDLPRFEEIGNDAPLLGKKFFEYYNAVFAEGALTEREKSLIALAVAHAVQCPYCIDAYTQACLEKGSNVNEMTEAVHVATAIRGGASLIHGLQMRKIAGRLSF; from the coding sequence ATGGAAATCTATTATGATCCACATGATCTTCCAAGGTTCGAAGAAATCGGAAACGATGCCCCTCTCCTCGGCAAGAAATTTTTCGAATACTACAACGCCGTATTTGCCGAGGGAGCCCTTACAGAACGGGAGAAGTCGTTGATCGCTCTTGCGGTGGCCCACGCGGTTCAGTGTCCTTACTGCATCGATGCCTACACCCAGGCCTGCCTGGAAAAGGGTTCCAATGTGAACGAGATGACAGAAGCGGTTCATGTGGCCACCGCCATTCGAGGAGGGGCCTCTCTTATCCACGGTCTTCAGATGCGCAAGATTGCCGGGAGGTTGTCGTTTTAG
- a CDS encoding TIGR04283 family arsenosugar biosynthesis glycosyltransferase, producing the protein METGIPEGGKALRRPSLSVIIPALNEVENIGETIESVGGAVDVEVIVVDGGSSDGTREAARSRGARVISSARGRGAQMNGGARVARGEVLLFLHADTRLPPGFDRYARETLARAGVAAGAFRLHIMGDLTGLSFLEKTANLRSRFLQFPYGDQAIFLKRDLFGQMGGFPDIPIMEDFELVRRLHRRGRVVTVPVAVATSARRWERLGVVRATLINYAIVLLYYLGVSPSRLTRWFRPPEGSSLFLI; encoded by the coding sequence ATGGAGACAGGCATCCCAGAGGGAGGGAAAGCCTTGAGACGTCCTTCTCTCTCTGTAATCATTCCGGCCCTGAACGAGGTGGAGAACATCGGCGAAACGATTGAGAGTGTCGGTGGAGCCGTGGATGTCGAGGTGATCGTGGTCGACGGGGGGAGCAGCGACGGTACCCGGGAGGCGGCGCGTTCCAGGGGAGCAAGGGTGATCTCCTCGGCCAGAGGCCGAGGCGCCCAGATGAATGGCGGAGCCCGCGTGGCGAGGGGAGAGGTCCTACTGTTCCTCCACGCTGATACCCGTCTCCCTCCCGGCTTCGACCGCTATGCCCGTGAAACGCTGGCCCGGGCCGGCGTGGCGGCCGGTGCCTTCCGGCTGCACATCATGGGGGATCTTACCGGTCTATCGTTCCTGGAAAAGACGGCGAACCTGCGGTCCAGGTTCCTGCAATTCCCCTACGGGGACCAGGCTATCTTTCTCAAGAGGGATCTTTTCGGCCAGATGGGGGGCTTTCCGGACATACCGATCATGGAGGATTTCGAGCTGGTTCGGAGGCTTCATCGCCGCGGCCGGGTCGTGACGGTGCCGGTCGCTGTGGCCACCTCGGCCCGGCGCTGGGAAAGGCTCGGGGTTGTCCGTGCCACCCTGATCAACTACGCTATTGTCCTCCTCTACTACCTGGGTGTATCCCCGTCCCGCCTCACGCGTTGGTTCCGTCCCCCGGAGGGGTCAAGTCTTTTTTTGATATGA
- a CDS encoding tetratricopeptide repeat protein, which yields MMRRTPLGFYSLVAFAGFLIVCTLVQLAGALLFQEAVEKGKDPGQRLEAMSLPLKVQPFHSFYWFFAGRELQELATGQGITLAERQRLLDRAEKYLQKAVSLEPTASLYHFHLGWVYVALSPYQPSLRVKAEAAFSRAVSLNPTHTGFRRSIALYYLRRYALALKLDRKGYSDSDLVSARKKLQYHLRAYLKTVPPGRLNQILDRCFAVTQQYTDLKGFIPDEAPYHLGLAEFLSHRGMRHEAEEEFRKAVTQDPTNSKVYHAYGSALFEQGRYPEALHLWKKEQALDPEEPRPYLCRADAFWALNRRGEAIAELRRLVDLHPDSPSYGLLLARRIEEAGDTEEALKIYEQTLERSPGYVQAHVAVADYWIRQGCFRKAEVSLYRAISLKPMVAAYRDRLARLYFREKRYFRAIEEWERVLEEHPGSMAALKGIARSYEKLEAWTGALRYYRRALRLNPEDRSILNAVKRIESRPRSASDVCPTSTHSTSSVTDTGGPGDPPGERQSRRSRKEESLGGKPRQKPVTSFPRA from the coding sequence GTGATGAGGCGGACCCCTCTAGGATTCTATTCACTTGTCGCCTTTGCCGGGTTTCTGATAGTCTGCACCCTCGTGCAGCTTGCAGGAGCCCTCTTGTTTCAGGAAGCAGTGGAAAAGGGTAAGGACCCGGGCCAAAGGCTCGAGGCTATGAGCCTTCCCCTCAAGGTTCAGCCCTTCCATAGTTTCTACTGGTTCTTTGCCGGCCGCGAGCTTCAAGAGCTCGCCACAGGTCAGGGTATCACACTGGCCGAGCGGCAGCGTCTCCTCGACAGAGCGGAGAAGTACCTGCAAAAGGCCGTCTCCCTCGAGCCTACAGCAAGCCTCTATCACTTCCACTTGGGATGGGTGTACGTGGCTCTCTCTCCCTATCAGCCCTCCCTGAGAGTAAAGGCGGAGGCCGCCTTCTCACGTGCCGTCTCCCTCAACCCCACCCACACGGGATTCCGGAGGTCGATAGCCCTTTACTATCTCAGACGTTACGCCCTCGCCCTGAAACTCGACAGAAAGGGTTATTCGGACAGTGATCTGGTTTCGGCCCGCAAGAAGCTCCAGTACCATCTTCGTGCTTACCTCAAGACCGTGCCTCCCGGACGATTGAACCAGATACTGGACCGTTGCTTTGCCGTGACCCAGCAATACACCGACCTGAAGGGGTTCATCCCTGATGAAGCACCGTATCACCTAGGCTTGGCCGAATTTCTCAGCCACAGGGGAATGCGGCACGAGGCAGAGGAAGAGTTCCGAAAGGCCGTCACACAGGATCCAACCAATTCGAAGGTCTATCATGCCTACGGGTCCGCCCTGTTCGAGCAGGGACGTTACCCGGAGGCTCTGCATCTGTGGAAGAAGGAGCAGGCTCTCGACCCTGAGGAGCCACGGCCCTATCTCTGTCGCGCAGATGCCTTCTGGGCTCTCAATCGAAGAGGAGAGGCAATAGCAGAGCTCAGAAGACTCGTGGACCTCCACCCCGATTCGCCCTCTTACGGGCTGCTTCTTGCCAGGAGGATCGAGGAGGCGGGAGACACGGAGGAGGCCCTGAAGATTTACGAACAGACCCTGGAGAGGAGCCCTGGTTATGTGCAGGCACACGTTGCCGTGGCGGACTACTGGATAAGGCAGGGGTGTTTCAGAAAAGCCGAGGTCTCCCTTTACCGGGCCATTTCACTGAAACCTATGGTCGCGGCTTATCGAGACCGATTGGCACGACTATATTTTCGGGAGAAACGTTACTTCAGGGCCATCGAGGAATGGGAGAGGGTCCTGGAAGAGCATCCCGGTTCCATGGCAGCCCTGAAGGGGATAGCCAGGAGCTATGAAAAACTGGAGGCCTGGACCGGGGCGCTTCGCTACTACAGGCGGGCCCTTCGGCTAAATCCCGAGGATAGATCGATTCTCAATGCCGTCAAGCGTATCGAATCGAGGCCAAGAAGCGCCAGCGACGTTTGTCCGACCTCCACTCATAGCACATCCTCCGTTACGGATACTGGGGGCCCAGGGGATCCTCCTGGTGAACGGCAGTCGAGGCGCTCCCGGAAAGAGGAATCCCTTGGAGGCAAGCCCCGGCAGAAGCCGGTCACATCCTTTCCAAGGGCATGA
- a CDS encoding O-antigen ligase family protein: protein MDRRSSKVIGYCLAFLTVFPPLAFGGVYPWAYSLVELGSFSLLMVWLLGTRSRLHDPELHGERRPFSLPFALFVGLILFQMVPLPPVILKTLSPGTFALYGETLDGYGRGGGIASSSWGILNPGAGREKRSPGCKGDRDPRESEGQGESGLFGTARVFHGWRSLSIYGHATRTELLKVLAYAVVFLVVADWVDGVSRLSYLLRLIVGTGMGLSILGMVQRFLGVEKIYGIWEPLCREDLSFFGPFINPNHFAGYTAMVLPIALVMFLNSLGGGERDQAIPRSRYAGWLGKESYHGALFFLFALVVMVSALFLTLSRGGIVAFAGSTLFLATAISARRSWEWRLGLGLLTGLFAAVFVFWLGFVPFEATVRSFAHLFQEPNVHFRLQVWRDGWRMLRDFPIFGTGLGTFSHIYPRYKSIPAQVTVIYPESDFLQILVETGFLGIGLLIWFLVAYGRVLWRGREHEEEYEAPACSALVAGLTAAMVAMGIHGFGEFNLHIPANGMMFSMVLGLALAAGGKGWRGKTHEASR from the coding sequence TTGGACAGGCGCTCTTCTAAAGTCATTGGATACTGCCTCGCTTTTCTCACGGTTTTTCCTCCCCTTGCCTTTGGAGGAGTCTACCCCTGGGCTTACAGTCTCGTTGAGCTGGGATCGTTTTCTCTCCTGATGGTCTGGCTCCTCGGAACCAGGTCGAGGCTCCATGATCCAGAGCTTCACGGGGAACGGCGGCCCTTCTCGCTTCCCTTTGCCCTTTTCGTCGGCCTGATCCTCTTCCAAATGGTGCCCCTTCCGCCGGTGATTCTCAAGACACTCTCGCCCGGGACGTTTGCCCTGTATGGAGAGACTCTGGATGGATATGGAAGGGGAGGGGGCATTGCCAGCTCATCTTGGGGAATTTTGAATCCCGGCGCGGGAAGAGAAAAGAGATCTCCGGGCTGCAAAGGGGATCGAGATCCGAGAGAAAGTGAGGGGCAAGGGGAGTCAGGCCTTTTCGGTACCGCGAGGGTCTTTCATGGCTGGCGGAGCCTTTCTATCTATGGACATGCCACGAGGACCGAACTCCTGAAAGTCCTCGCCTATGCGGTTGTTTTCCTGGTGGTCGCGGACTGGGTCGATGGGGTTTCGAGGCTCTCCTATCTTCTGAGACTCATAGTTGGAACGGGAATGGGGCTGTCCATATTGGGTATGGTCCAGAGATTTTTGGGAGTCGAGAAGATTTACGGCATTTGGGAACCACTGTGCAGGGAAGATCTCTCCTTCTTCGGCCCTTTCATTAACCCGAATCACTTTGCGGGCTATACGGCAATGGTCCTTCCCATTGCCCTGGTGATGTTTCTGAATTCCTTGGGGGGCGGAGAGAGAGACCAGGCCATTCCACGCTCCAGATATGCCGGGTGGCTCGGCAAAGAGTCCTACCATGGCGCCCTGTTTTTTCTCTTTGCCTTGGTGGTTATGGTCTCGGCGCTTTTTCTCACCCTTTCCCGTGGTGGGATCGTTGCATTTGCCGGCTCTACCCTCTTTCTGGCAACGGCCATTTCAGCCAGGCGAAGCTGGGAGTGGAGGCTCGGCCTGGGGTTGCTGACAGGGCTCTTTGCCGCAGTCTTTGTTTTTTGGCTGGGATTCGTGCCCTTTGAAGCCACCGTGAGGAGTTTTGCCCACCTTTTCCAGGAACCAAACGTCCATTTCAGGCTCCAGGTCTGGAGAGACGGGTGGAGAATGTTGAGGGATTTTCCCATCTTCGGTACGGGCTTGGGAACTTTCTCCCATATATATCCCAGGTATAAGTCGATACCGGCCCAGGTTACCGTAATCTACCCGGAGAGTGATTTTCTCCAGATCCTGGTTGAGACAGGATTCTTGGGAATCGGCCTCCTGATCTGGTTTCTCGTTGCATATGGGAGAGTCTTGTGGAGAGGTCGGGAACATGAGGAGGAGTACGAAGCCCCCGCTTGTTCGGCCCTCGTTGCCGGTCTTACGGCAGCCATGGTAGCCATGGGGATTCATGGGTTTGGAGAATTCAATCTCCACATTCCGGCCAACGGCATGATGTTTTCCATGGTACTCGGTCTTGCCCTGGCAGCCGGAGGCAAGGGTTGGAGAGGCAAGACCCATGAGGCGAGTCGGTGA
- the arsS gene encoding arsenosugar biosynthesis radical SAM protein ArsS (Some members of this family are selenoproteins.): MARSPENPAEGSVDVASGVVPFSRFLYEKGLQLTRKQTTTLQVNVGLLCNQACRHCHLDAGPGRREMMKGETVEEVAAYARRGGFETVDITGGAPELNPHLATLIEKLSPAGSRVMLRSNLTALNDGKRDFLMEFCRAERVVIVASFPSLDLSQTESQRGEGTFGESITALRRLNALGYGQEGSGLEIDLVSNPTGAFLPPSQAEAEKRFRRELERRWGIAFNHLYTFSNVPLGRFRAWLKCSGNFRTYMERLAAQFNPCAFEGLMCRSLVSVSWDGYLYDCDFNLAERLPMDGVKIHVSEMTGPPGPGTPIAVSDHCYACTAGTGFT; the protein is encoded by the coding sequence ATGGCTCGGTCACCGGAAAATCCGGCCGAAGGTTCAGTAGATGTGGCCTCAGGGGTTGTGCCTTTTTCTCGGTTTCTCTACGAAAAGGGTCTCCAGCTCACGCGGAAGCAGACCACCACATTGCAGGTGAACGTGGGCCTGCTGTGCAATCAGGCGTGCCGGCATTGCCATCTGGATGCGGGACCTGGGCGCAGGGAGATGATGAAGGGAGAGACCGTGGAAGAGGTGGCGGCTTACGCCCGGCGCGGCGGTTTTGAAACCGTGGACATCACCGGAGGTGCTCCAGAACTGAATCCCCATCTCGCCACGCTGATCGAGAAGCTCTCGCCAGCAGGTTCCAGGGTCATGCTCCGCTCGAACCTTACCGCCTTGAACGACGGGAAAAGGGATTTCCTGATGGAGTTCTGCAGGGCAGAGAGGGTCGTGATTGTTGCCTCCTTCCCTTCTCTTGATCTCTCCCAGACAGAGTCACAGCGGGGAGAGGGGACTTTCGGAGAGTCCATCACGGCGCTGAGAAGGCTCAACGCCCTTGGGTATGGGCAGGAGGGCTCTGGATTGGAAATCGATTTGGTGAGTAACCCGACCGGTGCCTTTCTCCCCCCTTCTCAGGCCGAGGCCGAGAAGAGATTCCGCCGGGAACTGGAGAGAAGATGGGGCATTGCCTTCAACCACCTCTATACATTTTCCAATGTTCCCCTGGGCAGGTTTCGGGCCTGGCTCAAATGTTCGGGAAATTTCAGAACGTACATGGAAAGACTCGCTGCGCAGTTCAATCCCTGTGCTTTCGAGGGGCTCATGTGCCGCAGCCTCGTCTCAGTCTCATGGGATGGATATCTGTATGACTGTGATTTCAATTTGGCCGAGAGGCTTCCCATGGATGGGGTGAAGATCCACGTGTCTGAAATGACGGGACCTCCTGGGCCCGGAACTCCCATTGCCGTCTCAGATCACTGCTATGCGTGTACGGCTGGGACGGGTTTTACCTGA
- the zwf gene encoding glucose-6-phosphate dehydrogenase: MDQDHSEAKGQLEATAGSSAPDLRIPAHACVVGKPIEPCTLVVFGASGDLTARKLIPSLYRLYLNQGLPTPFAMVGCARTEWSREDFRKRMEEAVRETGTEMSKWNDFARMFYYHPVRYDSISSYRELTVLLREVDQEEGTRWNRLFYLALPPSLYEIVAAMLGRVGLSTEGEDGKGWSRIVVEKPFGMDLETAVGLNQSIHKSFREDQIYRIDHYLAKETVQNVLVFRFANAIFEPLWNRSYIDHVEITAAETLGVEHRAGYYEEAGVLRDMFQNHMLQLLALTAMEPPSLFEADRVRDGKVEVFRSLRPLPLDHIEGNLILGQYGPGRIGDRKVPAYREEPGVASDSLTPTYALMRVMVDNWRWQGIPFYLMSGKRLAEKLTQIVIQFKVVPHSMFRPVLGEHITANRVVLGIQPEERITCSFQTKNPGATFCLRTVTMEFDYHQNYGGPRFDAYEICLQDCIQGDHMLFWREDGVELSWSFLTPVLQACEKPGDRERHLRFYEAGGWGPLTPDELRRFFSS, encoded by the coding sequence ATGGATCAGGATCATAGCGAGGCGAAGGGCCAACTCGAGGCAACAGCGGGGAGTTCCGCTCCTGACCTCCGGATTCCGGCCCACGCCTGTGTGGTAGGCAAGCCTATCGAGCCGTGCACTCTTGTAGTTTTCGGGGCTTCCGGGGATCTGACGGCCAGAAAACTGATTCCCTCCCTCTACCGCCTTTACCTGAACCAGGGCCTGCCTACTCCCTTTGCAATGGTGGGCTGCGCCCGGACCGAGTGGAGCCGCGAGGACTTTCGGAAGAGAATGGAGGAGGCTGTCAGGGAAACCGGGACGGAGATGTCTAAGTGGAACGATTTTGCAAGGATGTTCTACTATCATCCTGTCAGGTACGATTCCATCTCCTCATACAGGGAGCTGACTGTTCTCCTACGGGAAGTGGACCAGGAGGAGGGAACCAGGTGGAACAGGCTTTTCTACCTAGCCCTCCCTCCGTCCCTGTATGAGATCGTAGCCGCGATGCTGGGCCGGGTCGGCCTCTCCACGGAGGGGGAGGACGGGAAGGGATGGTCGAGGATCGTGGTCGAAAAGCCATTTGGAATGGATCTGGAGACCGCCGTGGGTCTGAATCAGAGCATTCACAAGAGCTTCAGGGAGGATCAGATCTACCGTATAGATCACTATCTGGCCAAGGAGACGGTCCAGAATGTTCTGGTCTTCCGCTTTGCCAATGCGATTTTCGAGCCTCTGTGGAACAGGTCCTATATAGACCATGTGGAGATAACCGCGGCCGAAACCCTCGGCGTTGAACATCGGGCCGGCTACTACGAAGAGGCGGGCGTACTTAGAGACATGTTTCAAAACCATATGTTGCAACTCCTGGCTCTGACGGCCATGGAACCCCCCTCTCTTTTTGAGGCCGACCGGGTGCGAGACGGGAAGGTAGAGGTCTTCCGGTCTCTCCGGCCCCTGCCCCTTGACCATATCGAAGGGAATCTTATACTTGGACAATACGGGCCTGGAAGGATCGGCGACAGGAAGGTGCCCGCGTACAGGGAAGAGCCGGGCGTGGCCTCGGACTCCTTGACCCCTACCTATGCCCTGATGAGGGTAATGGTGGACAATTGGCGGTGGCAGGGCATACCGTTCTACCTCATGTCCGGAAAAAGGCTTGCCGAGAAACTCACGCAGATCGTGATCCAGTTCAAGGTGGTTCCCCATTCCATGTTCCGGCCTGTGCTGGGAGAACACATCACGGCCAACAGGGTGGTACTCGGCATCCAGCCTGAGGAAAGGATAACCTGCAGCTTCCAGACCAAGAATCCGGGGGCAACCTTCTGCCTGCGGACCGTGACCATGGAGTTTGACTACCATCAGAACTACGGGGGGCCTCGTTTTGATGCGTATGAGATATGTCTCCAGGACTGCATACAGGGGGATCACATGCTCTTCTGGAGGGAGGACGGTGTTGAACTCTCATGGTCTTTCCTCACCCCTGTGCTCCAGGCGTGTGAGAAGCCCGGGGACCGGGAAAGGCACCTCCGGTTCTACGAGGCCGGCGGTTGGGGCCCTCTCACCCCGGATGAGCTGAGGCGGTTCTTCTCGTCCTAG
- the pgl gene encoding 6-phosphogluconolactonase, whose translation MAAEYICTVATESARERGAVSFALAGGGTPKPVYECLAGSAYAGRMPWPRVHIFWGDERCVPPDHPYSNYGMALRAMISRVPIPRENVHRILGEESPERAAEAYEQTLRRFFASPGVKTAPAGGRGFPCFDLILLGLGKDGHTASLFPGDPALEEKHRWVVPVGNPIGEPPVPRVSLSLPVINRAGGVVFLVSGKAKQEVVRSVVEGRETGHPPSPAARVRPEGRLVWFVDGQAWP comes from the coding sequence ATGGCTGCTGAGTATATCTGTACGGTGGCCACGGAGTCTGCGCGCGAGAGGGGGGCTGTCAGTTTTGCTCTCGCCGGGGGCGGCACCCCCAAACCGGTCTATGAGTGTCTGGCGGGATCAGCCTACGCCGGAAGGATGCCATGGCCTCGGGTCCACATCTTCTGGGGGGATGAGCGGTGTGTCCCTCCGGATCACCCCTACAGCAACTACGGGATGGCTCTTAGAGCGATGATATCGAGAGTGCCGATCCCAAGAGAGAACGTACACAGAATACTCGGAGAGGAGTCTCCGGAAAGAGCAGCCGAGGCTTACGAGCAGACCCTCCGTAGATTCTTCGCTTCTCCCGGCGTCAAGACCGCTCCGGCCGGAGGCCGTGGATTTCCCTGCTTCGACCTCATTCTCCTCGGACTGGGAAAGGACGGCCACACAGCCTCCCTCTTCCCTGGAGACCCGGCTCTGGAGGAGAAGCATCGATGGGTGGTGCCGGTTGGGAACCCCATCGGGGAGCCTCCCGTGCCCAGGGTCAGCCTCAGTCTGCCGGTCATCAACAGGGCCGGTGGTGTGGTTTTTCTCGTCTCGGGCAAGGCGAAGCAAGAGGTGGTCCGATCGGTCGTGGAGGGCCGGGAGACAGGACATCCGCCTAGCCCGGCTGCGAGAGTTCGGCCTGAAGGCAGATTGGTATGGTTCGTGGACGGCCAGGCATGGCCCTGA